A section of the Synergistaceae bacterium genome encodes:
- a CDS encoding DUF134 domain-containing protein — protein sequence MSELNTLQQRIRDGLLFDSYSSLISKKQYAACEMILLQDLSFSEAAEKIGVSRQGVHDLLTRAREHMENYEISLRLLEKNSRIAEIKKLLEINKDCIPSNFYNQIKSLLIK from the coding sequence ATGTCTGAACTGAACACCTTGCAACAGCGCATCAGAGACGGGTTGCTTTTTGACTCTTACAGTTCGCTTATATCTAAAAAACAGTATGCTGCTTGTGAAATGATCCTTTTACAGGACCTTTCTTTTTCAGAAGCGGCAGAAAAAATAGGTGTTTCTCGACAAGGAGTACACGACCTTCTAACACGAGCAAGAGAACATATGGAAAACTATGAAATATCATTAAGGCTTTTGGAAAAAAATAGCAGAATAGCAGAGATAAAAAAATTACTTGAAATTAATAAAGATTGTATTCCCAGTAATTTTTACAATCAAATTAAATCTCTGCTGATTAAATAA